The following coding sequences lie in one Gadus morhua chromosome 20, gadMor3.0, whole genome shotgun sequence genomic window:
- the si:ch211-39i22.1 gene encoding fibrous sheath CABYR-binding protein isoform X3, giving the protein MSYLWILLLGSLLAGSAKAQEETADIDSPTDTAVEEEAVEEEAPAEEEEAVEEEATSEEDATAEEEGPAEEEATAEEDATAEEEAPAEEEATAEEEATAEEAPAEEATAEEAPAEEAPAEEKATEEEEATAEEEATAEEEATAEEEAPAVVAAPAEEEAPAEEEAAAEVEAPVEEEATTEAAPAEEKDTAVVAAPAEEEATTEEATAEEEAVTEVAVIAEEVAPAVEAAAPTDVEEEAPTPVVEGDTPSEAAADGAKPSEGAEAVATPENVTEAPAIIPVAEAPSDDLFDLAAALGPVDQPSRNGNSRSGGSVPDGSVEGKSAGSGSLAGILSALCVALVGSVSGYFTYQKKKLCFKNREADPEAARKADAAAVAESDPQVLSTLITSS; this is encoded by the exons ATGTCATACCTGTGGATCCTGCTCTTAGGGAGCCTGCTCGCGGGCAGCGCCAAGGCACAAG AGGAGACGGCAGATATAGATTCCCCTACTGACACTGCTGTAGAGGAAGAAGCTGTAGAAGAAGAAGCtcctgcagaagaagaagaagctgtaGAAGAAGAAGCCACTTCAGAAGAAGACGCTACTGCAGAAGAAGAAGGTCCTGCAGAAGAAGAAGCCACTGCAGAAGAAGACGCTActgcagaagaagaagctcCTGCAGAAGAAGAAGCCACTGCAGAAGAAGAAGCCACTGCAGAAGAAGCTCCTGCAGAAGAAGCCACTGCAGAAGAAGCTCCTGCAGAAGAAGCTCCTGCAGAAGAGAAAGCTACTGAGGAAGAAGAAGCTACTGCAGAAGAAGAAGCCACTGCAGAAGAAGAAGCCACAGCAGAAGAAGAGGCTCCTGCAGTAGTAGCAGCTCCTGCAGAAGAAGAGGCTCCTGCTGAGGAAGAGGCTGCTGCTGAAGTCGAAGCTCCTGTAGAAGAAGAAGCTACTACAGAAGCAGCTCCTGCTGAGGAAAAGGATACTGCAGTAGTAGCAGCTCCTGCAGAAGAGGAAGCCACTACAGAAGAGGCTActgcagaagaagaagctgtCACTGAAGTCGCAGTTATTGCTGAAGAGGTGGCTCCTGCTGTAGAAGCAGCTGCACCTACTGATGTCGAAGAAGAGGCTCCAACGCCTGTAGTGGAAGGGGATACACCATCTGAGGCAGCAGCTGACGGTGCCAAG CCGAGTGAAGGCGCGGAGGCAGTGGCAACCCCGGAGAATGTTACGGAGGCTCCTG CCATCATCCCCGTAGCGGAAGCTCCCTCAG ACGACCTGTTTGACTTGGCAGCTGCACTGGGACCGGTCGACCAGCCGTCACGCAATGGGAATAGTCGGAGTGGTGGCTCTGTTC CAGACG GATCAGTGGAGGGAAAAT CCGCGGGCTCCGGGTCCCTGGCCGGCATCCTGAGTGCCCTCTGTGTGGCGCTGGTGGGCTCCGTCAGCGGCTACTTCACCTACCAGAAGAAGAAGCTCTGCTTCAAGAACAGAGAAG CTGACCCTGAAGCAGCCCGGAAAGCTGACGCGGCAGCAGTAGCTGAATCAGACCCCCAGg TCCTTAGCACCCTGATCACCTCCTCCTAG
- the si:ch211-39i22.1 gene encoding fibrous sheath CABYR-binding protein isoform X2, protein MSYLWILLLGSLLAGSAKAQEETADIDSPTDTAVEEEAVEEEAPAEEEEAVEEEATSEEDATAEEEGPAEEEATAEEDATAEEEAPAEEEATAEEEATAEEAPAEEATAEEAPAEEAPAEEKATEEEEATAEEEATAEEEATAEEEAPAVVAAPAEEEAPAEEEAAAEVEAPVEEEATTEAAPAEEKDTAVVAAPAEEEATTEEATAEEEAVTEVAVIAEEVAPAVEAAAPTDVEEEAPTPVVEGDTPSEAAADGAKPSEGAEAVATPENVTEAPAEAPSDDLFDLAAALGPVDQPSRNGNSRSGGSVPHTSESSADGSVEGKSAGSGSLAGILSALCVALVGSVSGYFTYQKKKLCFKNREADPEAARKADAAAVAESDPQVLSTLITSS, encoded by the exons ATGTCATACCTGTGGATCCTGCTCTTAGGGAGCCTGCTCGCGGGCAGCGCCAAGGCACAAG AGGAGACGGCAGATATAGATTCCCCTACTGACACTGCTGTAGAGGAAGAAGCTGTAGAAGAAGAAGCtcctgcagaagaagaagaagctgtaGAAGAAGAAGCCACTTCAGAAGAAGACGCTACTGCAGAAGAAGAAGGTCCTGCAGAAGAAGAAGCCACTGCAGAAGAAGACGCTActgcagaagaagaagctcCTGCAGAAGAAGAAGCCACTGCAGAAGAAGAAGCCACTGCAGAAGAAGCTCCTGCAGAAGAAGCCACTGCAGAAGAAGCTCCTGCAGAAGAAGCTCCTGCAGAAGAGAAAGCTACTGAGGAAGAAGAAGCTACTGCAGAAGAAGAAGCCACTGCAGAAGAAGAAGCCACAGCAGAAGAAGAGGCTCCTGCAGTAGTAGCAGCTCCTGCAGAAGAAGAGGCTCCTGCTGAGGAAGAGGCTGCTGCTGAAGTCGAAGCTCCTGTAGAAGAAGAAGCTACTACAGAAGCAGCTCCTGCTGAGGAAAAGGATACTGCAGTAGTAGCAGCTCCTGCAGAAGAGGAAGCCACTACAGAAGAGGCTActgcagaagaagaagctgtCACTGAAGTCGCAGTTATTGCTGAAGAGGTGGCTCCTGCTGTAGAAGCAGCTGCACCTACTGATGTCGAAGAAGAGGCTCCAACGCCTGTAGTGGAAGGGGATACACCATCTGAGGCAGCAGCTGACGGTGCCAAG CCGAGTGAAGGCGCGGAGGCAGTGGCAACCCCGGAGAATGTTACGGAGGCTCCTG CGGAAGCTCCCTCAG ACGACCTGTTTGACTTGGCAGCTGCACTGGGACCGGTCGACCAGCCGTCACGCAATGGGAATAGTCGGAGTGGTGGCTCTGTTC CACACACATCTGAATCATCAGCAGACG GATCAGTGGAGGGAAAAT CCGCGGGCTCCGGGTCCCTGGCCGGCATCCTGAGTGCCCTCTGTGTGGCGCTGGTGGGCTCCGTCAGCGGCTACTTCACCTACCAGAAGAAGAAGCTCTGCTTCAAGAACAGAGAAG CTGACCCTGAAGCAGCCCGGAAAGCTGACGCGGCAGCAGTAGCTGAATCAGACCCCCAGg TCCTTAGCACCCTGATCACCTCCTCCTAG
- the si:ch211-39i22.1 gene encoding fibrous sheath CABYR-binding protein isoform X1 — MSYLWILLLGSLLAGSAKAQEETADIDSPTDTAVEEEAVEEEAPAEEEEAVEEEATSEEDATAEEEGPAEEEATAEEDATAEEEAPAEEEATAEEEATAEEAPAEEATAEEAPAEEAPAEEKATEEEEATAEEEATAEEEATAEEEAPAVVAAPAEEEAPAEEEAAAEVEAPVEEEATTEAAPAEEKDTAVVAAPAEEEATTEEATAEEEAVTEVAVIAEEVAPAVEAAAPTDVEEEAPTPVVEGDTPSEAAADGAKPSEGAEAVATPENVTEAPAIIPVAEAPSDDLFDLAAALGPVDQPSRNGNSRSGGSVPHTSESSADGSVEGKSAGSGSLAGILSALCVALVGSVSGYFTYQKKKLCFKNREADPEAARKADAAAVAESDPQVLSTLITSS; from the exons ATGTCATACCTGTGGATCCTGCTCTTAGGGAGCCTGCTCGCGGGCAGCGCCAAGGCACAAG AGGAGACGGCAGATATAGATTCCCCTACTGACACTGCTGTAGAGGAAGAAGCTGTAGAAGAAGAAGCtcctgcagaagaagaagaagctgtaGAAGAAGAAGCCACTTCAGAAGAAGACGCTACTGCAGAAGAAGAAGGTCCTGCAGAAGAAGAAGCCACTGCAGAAGAAGACGCTActgcagaagaagaagctcCTGCAGAAGAAGAAGCCACTGCAGAAGAAGAAGCCACTGCAGAAGAAGCTCCTGCAGAAGAAGCCACTGCAGAAGAAGCTCCTGCAGAAGAAGCTCCTGCAGAAGAGAAAGCTACTGAGGAAGAAGAAGCTACTGCAGAAGAAGAAGCCACTGCAGAAGAAGAAGCCACAGCAGAAGAAGAGGCTCCTGCAGTAGTAGCAGCTCCTGCAGAAGAAGAGGCTCCTGCTGAGGAAGAGGCTGCTGCTGAAGTCGAAGCTCCTGTAGAAGAAGAAGCTACTACAGAAGCAGCTCCTGCTGAGGAAAAGGATACTGCAGTAGTAGCAGCTCCTGCAGAAGAGGAAGCCACTACAGAAGAGGCTActgcagaagaagaagctgtCACTGAAGTCGCAGTTATTGCTGAAGAGGTGGCTCCTGCTGTAGAAGCAGCTGCACCTACTGATGTCGAAGAAGAGGCTCCAACGCCTGTAGTGGAAGGGGATACACCATCTGAGGCAGCAGCTGACGGTGCCAAG CCGAGTGAAGGCGCGGAGGCAGTGGCAACCCCGGAGAATGTTACGGAGGCTCCTG CCATCATCCCCGTAGCGGAAGCTCCCTCAG ACGACCTGTTTGACTTGGCAGCTGCACTGGGACCGGTCGACCAGCCGTCACGCAATGGGAATAGTCGGAGTGGTGGCTCTGTTC CACACACATCTGAATCATCAGCAGACG GATCAGTGGAGGGAAAAT CCGCGGGCTCCGGGTCCCTGGCCGGCATCCTGAGTGCCCTCTGTGTGGCGCTGGTGGGCTCCGTCAGCGGCTACTTCACCTACCAGAAGAAGAAGCTCTGCTTCAAGAACAGAGAAG CTGACCCTGAAGCAGCCCGGAAAGCTGACGCGGCAGCAGTAGCTGAATCAGACCCCCAGg TCCTTAGCACCCTGATCACCTCCTCCTAG